In a genomic window of Anoxybacter fermentans:
- the yhbY gene encoding ribosome assembly RNA-binding protein YhbY has protein sequence MLNSKQRAFLRGKANTMEPILQVGKGGISENVIQQADEALKARELIKGKVLKNSLLSAREAADQLAEACGAEVVQVIGNKFVLYRQNREEPIYILP, from the coding sequence ATGTTAAATAGCAAACAGAGAGCATTTTTACGGGGTAAAGCCAACACAATGGAGCCTATTTTACAGGTAGGCAAAGGTGGTATTAGTGAAAATGTGATCCAACAGGCTGATGAAGCCCTAAAGGCCAGGGAATTGATCAAAGGCAAAGTATTGAAGAATTCTCTATTGAGTGCTAGAGAAGCTGCTGATCAGTTGGCAGAAGCCTGTGGAGCTGAAGTGGTTCAGGTAATAGGAAACAAATTTGTTCTCTATCGTCAGAATCGGGAGGAACCAATTTATATTTTACCGTAG
- a CDS encoding ferritin family protein — protein sequence MSYTTDRQPQGYPYFPTNKIREAMIGELVAINDYAYHISHSDIEEINEIWQHIMDDEKRHYGMFLDLLRKYDPAQYEMFKKVKKQIHINKKIKNPTCSSKKYNQDLILNYIRNDIKGELEAIILYEQHITEIPCKEVREVFHKIINDEKEHVEELTIVLLKYDKDKYGPISMNK from the coding sequence ATGAGTTATACAACTGATAGGCAACCCCAGGGATATCCTTATTTTCCCACAAATAAAATAAGAGAGGCAATGATTGGAGAACTGGTAGCAATAAATGATTATGCTTACCATATATCCCATTCCGATATCGAAGAGATCAATGAAATATGGCAACATATTATGGATGATGAAAAAAGACATTACGGAATGTTTTTAGATTTATTGAGAAAATACGATCCAGCTCAATATGAAATGTTTAAAAAAGTTAAAAAGCAAATACATATAAATAAAAAAATAAAAAACCCTACATGTTCATCTAAAAAATATAATCAAGATCTTATTTTAAATTACATTAGAAACGATATAAAGGGAGAGTTAGAAGCAATTATTCTCTACGAACAGCATATTACTGAGATTCCCTGTAAAGAGGTAAGGGAAGTTTTTCATAAAATTATAAATGATGAAAAGGAACATGTGGAGGAATTGACAATAGTGCTACTCAAATATGATAAAGATAAATATGGGCCAATCAGTATGAATAAATAA
- a CDS encoding tetratricopeptide repeat protein, whose product MQTNYFAEALYEKAEALYLHKDYTETIQLLKKTLEHLENQQPPLKGQIYLLMAKTYFAMAQYRDARKTCEKALEFFLSHDQIHKASQTYQLIGQIYYHQGLYKDAIQTYQQALKILPIQPLSFEEKELKAQIHISLGLAAQQIQAVNLEQKHFLRSLFISRRLQNHKLTSQALLGLGICSFQKQKFNMARKILLKTVRYFNYLNESQGIALALHTLGQIYAQTGEYRRAVNALKYAYSLFEQLSDQIHQASSLVHLARIFLKIDHGMSQRLCQEATDLLISQSSIHSKRDSEIILGQIYVVMGLYYKQLNEIELARNFLKEGLEIFQLYHFDKEYQKTLQIYQNLKALEPPTKPKNKNVLAFKLGMIS is encoded by the coding sequence ATGCAAACCAACTATTTTGCTGAAGCACTGTATGAAAAAGCAGAAGCACTATATTTACATAAAGATTATACCGAAACTATCCAACTACTAAAAAAAACACTGGAACATTTAGAGAATCAACAGCCTCCATTAAAAGGCCAAATTTATCTTCTTATGGCCAAAACCTACTTTGCCATGGCTCAATATCGTGATGCCCGGAAAACATGTGAAAAAGCTTTAGAATTCTTTCTTTCTCATGACCAGATACATAAAGCATCTCAAACCTATCAATTGATCGGTCAAATTTATTATCATCAGGGTTTATATAAAGATGCCATCCAGACCTATCAACAGGCCTTAAAAATTTTACCAATTCAACCACTTTCTTTTGAAGAAAAAGAACTTAAAGCCCAAATTCATATATCTCTAGGACTGGCAGCCCAACAAATTCAAGCAGTAAATTTAGAACAAAAACATTTTTTAAGAAGTCTGTTTATTTCCCGAAGACTTCAAAATCATAAACTCACCTCCCAGGCTCTTTTAGGCCTTGGAATATGCTCTTTTCAGAAACAAAAATTCAATATGGCCCGGAAGATCTTGCTCAAAACAGTAAGATATTTCAACTATTTGAATGAAAGTCAGGGAATTGCGCTAGCTTTACATACTCTGGGCCAGATTTATGCTCAAACCGGTGAGTACCGCAGGGCAGTTAATGCATTAAAATATGCCTATTCCCTCTTTGAACAGCTCTCTGACCAGATTCACCAGGCCAGTTCTCTGGTTCATCTGGCCAGAATTTTTTTGAAAATTGATCACGGAATGTCCCAGCGCCTCTGTCAGGAAGCAACTGATCTTTTGATCAGTCAATCATCTATCCATTCTAAACGCGATTCGGAAATCATTCTGGGTCAGATTTACGTTGTTATGGGTCTTTACTATAAGCAGCTAAATGAAATTGAATTGGCCCGTAACTTTTTAAAAGAAGGGCTGGAAATTTTTCAACTCTATCATTTTGATAAAGAATATCAGAAAACCCTTCAGATTTATCAAAATCTGAAAGCACTCGAACCACCAACTAAACCTAAGAACAAAAACGTTTTGGCTTTCAAGCTGGGAATGATTTCATAA
- a CDS encoding sodium:solute symporter family protein yields the protein MVLFIVFLYLVIVLFMGIRAGLNKENSIEEYVAASRSLNLFVMYFLMGGAIFSAFAFLGGPGWAYSKGAASFYILAYCAMGLVPWLIWGPRAYRMGHRYNYVTQAELISDRFESKTLSALMAIVSILAFIQYIALQLKGMAYVLNVTTDGLIPFWLGALIAYGVVLVYVLTSGVRGVAWTNVLQGLFMMIMAWTLGLWLPFKFHGGIAPMFKKIIESNPTHLLVGKPQMSWAAFSSAILVSVLGFTMWPHLFMKAYTTKSEKTLKQTITLYPTFAIFMVPVLFIGFAGIGVVSKESLQTADQILPIMLTKLGLPPVIMGLVAAATLAAAMSSSDTITHGAASVYTLDFHKKVINRNLTDRQAVVVTRIAVIVFCSVAYYIAVFGAKSLVALLLGAYGSIVQFFPLVAATFFWPRATKQGAILGLITGVIVNFYFSAVTTPPFEIHAGIWGLLANTIVLIIVSLLTSPHNEEHVMKFVIESQVPVD from the coding sequence ATGGTCCTGTTTATCGTCTTTTTATATTTAGTCATTGTGCTATTTATGGGCATCCGTGCAGGACTTAATAAAGAAAATAGTATTGAAGAGTATGTGGCTGCCAGCAGAAGTTTAAATCTCTTTGTTATGTATTTCTTAATGGGCGGTGCCATATTCAGCGCCTTCGCCTTTCTCGGTGGACCCGGTTGGGCATATTCAAAAGGTGCAGCTTCTTTTTACATTCTGGCCTATTGTGCAATGGGACTAGTTCCCTGGTTAATCTGGGGTCCACGTGCCTATCGAATGGGCCATCGCTATAATTATGTAACTCAGGCCGAATTAATCTCCGATCGATTTGAATCTAAAACTCTTTCTGCTCTCATGGCAATTGTCAGTATCCTCGCCTTTATCCAATATATTGCACTCCAACTCAAAGGTATGGCTTATGTACTTAACGTAACAACTGATGGACTTATTCCATTCTGGTTAGGTGCATTGATCGCTTACGGTGTTGTATTAGTTTATGTATTGACCAGTGGAGTTAGAGGTGTAGCCTGGACCAACGTGTTACAGGGGCTATTTATGATGATTATGGCATGGACTTTGGGTCTTTGGCTTCCGTTTAAATTTCACGGTGGTATAGCTCCAATGTTCAAAAAAATCATTGAATCAAATCCTACCCATTTATTGGTGGGGAAACCGCAGATGTCCTGGGCCGCTTTCTCCTCTGCTATATTGGTCTCTGTACTTGGATTTACCATGTGGCCACATTTATTTATGAAAGCATATACCACCAAATCCGAAAAAACATTGAAACAAACCATTACTTTATATCCAACTTTTGCTATCTTTATGGTTCCAGTTCTTTTCATTGGATTTGCCGGAATCGGTGTAGTTTCTAAAGAAAGCCTTCAGACAGCCGACCAAATTCTCCCTATAATGTTAACCAAACTTGGCCTTCCTCCTGTAATCATGGGACTTGTAGCAGCAGCTACTCTGGCAGCAGCTATGTCTTCATCCGATACCATTACCCACGGTGCCGCTTCTGTCTATACACTGGACTTCCATAAAAAAGTAATTAACAGAAATTTAACAGACCGTCAGGCAGTTGTTGTTACAAGAATTGCGGTAATCGTCTTCTGTAGTGTAGCTTATTATATCGCCGTATTTGGTGCCAAATCTTTAGTAGCACTTCTTTTAGGAGCTTACGGTTCGATTGTTCAATTCTTCCCATTGGTTGCAGCAACCTTCTTCTGGCCCAGAGCAACAAAACAGGGTGCAATTCTAGGCCTTATCACCGGTGTAATTGTCAACTTCTATTTTTCTGCCGTTACTACTCCCCCATTTGAAATTCATGCAGGTATCTGGGGTCTTTTAGCAAATACAATCGTTCTAATTATAGTAAGCTTACTGACCAGTCCACATAATGAAGAACATGTCATGAAATTTGTCATAGAATCTCAGGTTCCTGTTGATTAG
- a CDS encoding M55 family metallopeptidase, whose amino-acid sequence MKILISADMEGITGIVSVDQVSQKGEDYERARLLMTREVNAAIRGALAGGATEVIVNDSHAAMRNIILEELHPEAQLITGSPKPLSMMQGIDETVDAVFFIGYHARKGTANAILDHTYSGRCVAEYTVNGMKLGETGQNALIAGAYGVPVVLVTGDTQVTREARELLGNIETVAVKDSITRYSAKTLHPEKAHTLIEEAAKKAVQRIGEIKPFTLEGPYTIEIELMCTSMADMAELIPGVERIAPRVVRFTHSDYITAYKCFRAIIAMS is encoded by the coding sequence ATGAAAATCTTGATTTCAGCAGACATGGAAGGAATTACAGGAATTGTAAGTGTTGATCAGGTAAGTCAGAAGGGAGAGGATTATGAACGGGCCAGACTATTGATGACCAGGGAGGTAAATGCTGCCATTCGGGGTGCTTTAGCGGGTGGGGCGACAGAAGTAATTGTAAACGATTCTCATGCTGCTATGCGTAACATTATTTTAGAAGAATTACATCCCGAGGCTCAATTGATTACCGGTTCTCCCAAACCCTTAAGTATGATGCAGGGTATTGATGAAACGGTAGATGCAGTTTTTTTCATTGGTTATCATGCTCGTAAGGGAACAGCTAATGCAATACTTGATCACACCTATTCAGGTCGTTGTGTGGCGGAGTATACGGTTAATGGAATGAAATTAGGTGAGACCGGTCAAAATGCACTGATTGCTGGTGCTTATGGTGTACCTGTAGTATTAGTGACAGGGGATACCCAGGTGACTCGGGAAGCACGGGAACTTCTGGGTAATATTGAGACTGTTGCAGTAAAGGATAGTATAACCCGCTATTCTGCTAAAACTCTTCATCCTGAAAAAGCACATACTCTCATTGAAGAGGCAGCGAAAAAGGCAGTACAGCGGATTGGTGAGATAAAGCCATTTACTTTAGAAGGGCCATACACTATTGAGATTGAGCTTATGTGTACCAGCATGGCTGATATGGCTGAACTGATTCCCGGAGTAGAGCGGATTGCACCGCGGGTTGTAAGGTTTACTCATTCGGATTATATAACTGCTTATAAGTGTTTTAGAGCAATCATTGCAATGAGTTAA
- a CDS encoding cytochrome c biogenesis CcdA family protein produces the protein MFFGEDISFLIAFAAGFVSFASPCILPMIPAYVSYITGTMNLRERSFFYTLSRSVTFVLGFSIIFIIMGASASYIGRLFYQHKILFLRISGLLIIVFGLHMMGIIKIPFLYREARFQGPKKTTSLFGSILLGMAFGSGWTPCVGPVLSSILLYAGTASTVFKGVYLLTAYSLGLGIPFILAAVLMHWFGLKMVRFNKYTPYISKISGGIMVLLGILIFFDLLVVITEFFYRFNQ, from the coding sequence ATGTTTTTTGGCGAGGATATATCTTTCCTAATTGCTTTTGCTGCAGGTTTTGTTTCCTTTGCTTCCCCCTGTATTTTACCTATGATCCCGGCTTATGTCAGTTACATTACAGGAACTATGAATTTGAGAGAACGGTCGTTTTTTTACACTTTAAGCCGTTCTGTAACTTTTGTTCTTGGGTTTTCCATCATTTTTATCATTATGGGGGCATCTGCCAGTTATATAGGAAGGTTATTTTATCAACATAAGATCCTTTTTTTGAGGATTAGTGGACTTTTGATAATTGTCTTCGGACTGCATATGATGGGAATTATAAAGATTCCCTTTTTATATCGTGAGGCCCGCTTTCAAGGTCCGAAAAAAACAACCAGTTTGTTTGGTTCCATTCTTTTAGGAATGGCTTTTGGTTCAGGCTGGACTCCCTGTGTTGGCCCGGTTTTATCTTCTATTTTACTCTATGCCGGGACTGCTTCTACTGTATTTAAAGGAGTATATCTCCTTACAGCTTACTCATTAGGCCTTGGAATACCGTTTATCTTAGCAGCGGTGCTGATGCATTGGTTTGGTCTAAAAATGGTCAGGTTTAACAAATATACTCCTTATATTTCAAAGATAAGTGGAGGAATTATGGTTCTTTTGGGTATTTTAATTTTCTTTGACCTTTTGGTGGTTATAACCGAGTTTTTCTATAGATTTAATCAATAA
- the hslO gene encoding Hsp33 family molecular chaperone HslO has product MENIILRASGEKGQVRVFVGVTTELVEEARRRHNTSPLATAALGRVLTAGALMGAMLKEGQEVSLQFIGDGPLGAIFVIADSKGNVRGYVRHPEVELDLNDKGKLDVAKGLGKGMLYVLKDLGLKEPYKGSVPFVSGEIGEDLTYYFTKSEQTPSAVGLGVLINPDLTVKAAGGFILQLLPHAEEEVIQKLENNLKKFSNGVTPLIDAGKGPEELLALLLEGIEYKITERRNVRFKCKCNRERLERVVINLGEDEARDILEKENKLELTCHFCNEKYVFGEEDVDKLFAENKD; this is encoded by the coding sequence ATGGAGAATATTATTCTACGAGCTTCAGGAGAAAAAGGCCAGGTAAGAGTTTTTGTTGGTGTTACAACCGAATTGGTAGAAGAGGCAAGGCGCCGGCATAACACCTCTCCGTTAGCGACCGCTGCATTAGGACGTGTTTTAACAGCTGGTGCGTTGATGGGAGCCATGTTAAAGGAAGGGCAGGAAGTAAGCCTTCAATTTATAGGAGATGGCCCTTTAGGAGCAATCTTTGTTATTGCTGATTCAAAAGGAAATGTACGGGGTTATGTGCGCCATCCTGAAGTGGAACTGGATTTGAATGATAAGGGCAAATTGGATGTGGCTAAAGGCTTGGGGAAAGGAATGCTTTATGTACTTAAAGATCTGGGCTTAAAAGAACCATATAAAGGAAGTGTGCCTTTTGTTTCTGGGGAGATAGGCGAGGATCTGACATATTATTTTACTAAATCAGAACAAACTCCTTCAGCAGTAGGATTGGGAGTTTTAATTAATCCTGACCTGACTGTAAAAGCAGCAGGGGGGTTTATTTTACAATTATTGCCACATGCAGAAGAAGAAGTGATTCAAAAGTTGGAGAATAATTTGAAAAAATTCTCAAATGGTGTGACACCTTTGATTGATGCAGGAAAAGGGCCAGAGGAATTGCTCGCACTTTTGCTTGAGGGAATTGAATATAAAATTACAGAAAGACGAAATGTCAGGTTTAAGTGTAAATGTAACCGGGAACGGTTGGAACGGGTGGTGATTAATCTTGGTGAAGATGAAGCCCGGGATATTTTAGAAAAAGAGAATAAGCTGGAACTGACCTGTCATTTCTGTAATGAAAAATATGTCTTTGGTGAGGAGGATGTAGATAAATTATTTGCTGAGAATAAAGATTAA
- a CDS encoding M20 metallopeptidase family protein yields the protein MKERIRQEINKIFDELIQIRRYFHRFPELGFQEVKTSEKIAQLLEKWGLEVQKGIAKTGVVGLLKGSRPGKTLGIRSDIDALPIVEQTGLEFASEHSGIMHACGHDGHIAIALGTARVLSALKDQIAGNVKFIFQPAEEGPGGAEKMIEEGILENPSVDAIIGLHIWPEIPSGSIGISKGPIMAAADRFDIKIIGVGGHGAVPHKAVDPVVIGSEVVVALQNLISREIDPLDSAVISIGTFQAGSAFNIIPKEAELSGTVRTFNPKLRELLPQRIEEIVAGITKALRAEYEYKYHYYYPVTINDPEFTEFFRKVAVDLIGADRVREIPRPSMGGEDFSFYLQKVPGTFFFLGTRNEKKGLNKSVHHPEYTIDEDILPIGVELFCGTALTYLKPDSQ from the coding sequence ATGAAAGAAAGAATTCGACAGGAAATCAATAAAATCTTTGACGAATTAATTCAGATTAGGAGGTATTTTCATCGTTTTCCTGAACTAGGATTTCAGGAAGTGAAGACATCTGAAAAAATTGCCCAACTTTTAGAAAAATGGGGATTAGAAGTCCAGAAAGGTATAGCTAAAACCGGCGTAGTTGGCTTACTGAAAGGCTCACGTCCAGGAAAAACTTTAGGAATCAGATCTGATATTGACGCTTTACCTATCGTTGAACAGACTGGATTAGAGTTTGCTTCCGAACATTCTGGCATAATGCATGCCTGTGGGCATGATGGCCATATCGCCATCGCCCTGGGAACTGCTAGAGTCCTCTCTGCCCTTAAAGATCAGATTGCAGGTAATGTAAAATTTATCTTCCAACCAGCAGAAGAGGGGCCAGGAGGAGCAGAAAAGATGATCGAAGAAGGAATTCTTGAAAATCCATCGGTTGATGCGATTATTGGCCTTCATATCTGGCCTGAAATTCCAAGCGGTTCTATTGGAATTAGTAAAGGTCCCATTATGGCTGCTGCAGATCGTTTTGATATCAAAATCATCGGAGTAGGCGGTCACGGAGCCGTTCCCCATAAAGCTGTTGATCCCGTTGTCATTGGCTCCGAAGTGGTTGTTGCCTTGCAGAACCTCATCAGTCGGGAAATCGATCCTCTTGATTCTGCAGTCATTTCCATTGGTACATTTCAGGCAGGTTCAGCCTTTAATATCATACCCAAAGAGGCAGAACTATCGGGAACAGTACGTACCTTTAATCCAAAATTAAGGGAATTACTACCCCAACGCATAGAGGAAATCGTTGCAGGAATCACTAAAGCTTTACGAGCAGAATATGAATATAAATATCACTATTACTATCCTGTTACCATTAATGACCCTGAATTTACCGAGTTTTTCAGAAAAGTAGCTGTAGATTTAATTGGAGCCGACAGAGTTAGAGAAATACCACGGCCTTCCATGGGTGGAGAAGACTTCAGTTTTTATCTGCAAAAAGTACCAGGAACCTTTTTCTTCCTGGGAACCCGGAATGAAAAGAAAGGGTTAAATAAATCTGTACACCATCCAGAATACACCATCGATGAAGATATATTACCAATAGGTGTAGAACTCTTCTGTGGTACTGCCTTAACCTATTTAAAACCCGATTCTCAATAG
- a CDS encoding tryptophanase has protein sequence MTELRCMPEPYKIKVVEPIRLIPRKERERAIKEAGLNQFLLKAEDVFIDLLTDSGTGAMSQDQWAGLMIGDESYAGSRNFYNLQKSIEDIFGYKYFVPTHQGRGAENVLFPLLIKPGQYVLGNYHFDTTKAHIELKGGRAVNLIHERAYDTAVEHPFKGNIDLEKLEAFIVEHGAENIAFILMTVTCNSAGGQPVSMENIRGAYQIGKKYNLPVLLDAARFAENAYFIKKREKGYENKSIPEIVLEMFSYSDGCTMSAKKDGLVNMGGLIGIKEDYELYQKVRQMVVPIEGFPTYGGLSGRDMEALARGLREVVDEAYLASRIHQVQYLGEKLKEAGIPIQEPVGGHAVFVDAKRFLPHIPQSQYPAQALCVELYIESGVRGVEVGTLLAGRDPETGEEIYPELDLLRLTIPRRVYTYNHMDWVAEGLARIAARKDEIRGLKMVYEPKILRHFTAQFEWVG, from the coding sequence ATGACTGAACTTAGATGTATGCCGGAACCTTATAAGATTAAAGTAGTGGAGCCCATCAGGTTGATTCCGCGCAAAGAAAGGGAAAGAGCAATTAAAGAAGCAGGTCTTAACCAATTTCTTTTAAAAGCAGAGGATGTATTTATTGATCTTTTGACAGACAGTGGGACCGGGGCCATGAGCCAGGACCAATGGGCCGGGCTTATGATTGGTGACGAGTCGTACGCTGGTAGCCGTAATTTTTACAATCTTCAAAAATCTATTGAAGATATCTTTGGGTATAAGTATTTTGTTCCTACCCATCAGGGGCGGGGAGCAGAAAATGTATTATTTCCGCTTTTGATAAAACCGGGCCAATATGTGTTGGGAAACTATCATTTTGATACCACCAAAGCTCATATTGAACTGAAAGGTGGTCGGGCAGTTAACCTGATTCATGAGCGTGCTTATGATACAGCAGTTGAGCATCCTTTCAAAGGTAATATTGATTTAGAGAAATTGGAAGCATTTATTGTGGAACATGGTGCAGAAAATATTGCTTTTATTCTTATGACTGTTACCTGTAATAGTGCTGGTGGTCAACCTGTTTCCATGGAAAATATTCGTGGTGCTTATCAAATTGGTAAGAAATATAATTTACCTGTTTTACTTGATGCAGCCCGATTTGCGGAGAATGCATATTTTATCAAAAAACGGGAAAAGGGTTATGAGAACAAATCTATCCCTGAGATTGTTTTGGAGATGTTCTCTTATAGTGATGGCTGCACCATGAGTGCGAAAAAAGATGGACTTGTCAATATGGGCGGCCTTATCGGAATTAAAGAGGATTATGAACTCTATCAGAAAGTTCGTCAGATGGTAGTTCCCATTGAAGGTTTTCCAACTTATGGTGGTCTTTCCGGACGGGATATGGAAGCATTGGCCCGGGGATTACGTGAGGTTGTAGATGAAGCATACCTGGCAAGCCGGATTCATCAGGTTCAGTATCTGGGCGAGAAGTTGAAAGAAGCCGGAATTCCAATTCAGGAACCTGTAGGAGGTCATGCTGTCTTTGTAGATGCTAAGCGTTTTTTGCCTCATATTCCACAATCTCAATATCCGGCTCAAGCTCTTTGTGTTGAGTTATATATAGAATCTGGAGTCCGGGGTGTAGAAGTTGGAACCCTTCTTGCCGGTCGTGATCCTGAGACAGGAGAAGAGATTTATCCGGAATTAGATCTTTTACGTTTGACCATTCCGCGGCGAGTTTACACATATAACCATATGGATTGGGTAGCTGAGGGGCTGGCGCGGATTGCTGCCCGCAAAGATGAGATTCGTGGATTAAAAATGGTATATGAACCCAAAATTTTACGTCACTTTACAGCTCAGTTTGAATGGGTTGGGTAG
- a CDS encoding MFS transporter, translating to MLLKLLKLNKNIRLLVLSQFISGLGTWLAYIAIPLFALKLTGAGLAVSLVLILRVLPATFLSPFIGVIIDRINRKYVMIFADILRGIIFVVYPFINTIIWIYFLTFIETVGGLFFGPARTAIVPNIIEEEGELVSANSALKIVSSSTMLLGPLIGTGLMTTIGIKWAFWLNALSFFTSAFLLIFMNVKFTKKSSKEISDKSIRKWTIFANDIKVALKVLKEIPKLLLIMIVGGLSTAGYGLINVLLPIFASRQFELTGAYGLIMSGLGLGILVGSALTPGLSRRLTFIILFFLGLIVSGFMHITFILSTSIVFAILFIAIQGISDAIQQVSYTSLLQTLVKDELRGRISSFYETVSSVPLLIGLLGGGALADLWGTRVVGLIAGIEIIIIGFIGFFMAVKISESNVILKRKEEI from the coding sequence GTGTTGTTGAAGTTACTTAAATTAAATAAAAATATAAGGTTATTAGTATTATCACAATTTATATCAGGATTAGGCACCTGGCTTGCTTATATTGCTATTCCATTATTTGCTTTAAAACTTACAGGAGCAGGATTAGCAGTAAGTCTGGTTTTAATTTTAAGAGTTTTACCAGCAACTTTTTTAAGCCCCTTTATTGGAGTTATTATAGATAGAATTAACCGAAAGTATGTCATGATTTTTGCTGATATACTTAGAGGAATTATTTTTGTTGTATATCCATTTATAAATACTATAATTTGGATATACTTCTTAACCTTTATTGAGACGGTTGGTGGTCTCTTTTTCGGGCCAGCTCGAACAGCTATAGTACCGAATATAATTGAAGAGGAAGGAGAACTTGTTTCAGCTAATAGTGCTTTAAAAATCGTATCATCTTCTACAATGTTATTAGGTCCCCTTATTGGAACAGGTCTTATGACCACGATAGGAATAAAATGGGCTTTCTGGCTAAATGCTTTAAGTTTTTTTACATCTGCATTCCTTTTAATTTTCATGAATGTTAAATTTACAAAAAAATCTTCAAAAGAAATTTCTGATAAGTCTATTCGAAAATGGACGATCTTCGCTAATGATATCAAAGTAGCGCTAAAAGTACTTAAAGAAATACCGAAACTTTTACTTATAATGATTGTTGGAGGATTATCTACTGCTGGGTATGGATTGATCAATGTTCTTTTACCTATTTTTGCATCCAGACAATTTGAACTAACTGGTGCATATGGTTTAATAATGTCTGGTTTAGGTTTAGGAATACTGGTTGGTTCTGCTTTAACACCAGGATTATCAAGGCGTTTGACATTTATTATCCTTTTCTTTTTAGGATTAATCGTTTCAGGTTTCATGCATATCACATTTATTTTATCCACTAGTATCGTATTTGCTATATTATTTATTGCAATTCAAGGTATATCTGACGCAATTCAACAGGTATCTTATACTTCATTATTACAAACATTAGTTAAAGATGAGCTCAGAGGACGTATTAGTAGTTTTTATGAAACGGTATCTTCTGTTCCATTGCTTATAGGGTTATTAGGCGGTGGGGCTTTGGCAGATTTGTGGGGTACTAGAGTTGTAGGTCTCATTGCAGGAATAGAGATTATAATAATAGGTTTTATAGGATTTTTTATGGCTGTTAAAATTTCAGAATCAAATGTAATTCTTAAAAGAAAGGAGGAGATCTAG
- a CDS encoding TlpA family protein disulfide reductase, translated as MKFKQLFLGLMVLVLVSAALLIYSNNEQWILAKESETNIEAEEEPTEKTSEEKEQDEKIYGIYPGFYAPDFTLKNLKNEKVSLSDFQGKYVLLNFWAIWCPPCRAEMPDLDRFYRENQEEFVILGIELGSNEESVREFVQKGGYQYPIVLDTDKYIGGNIYRVSAVPTTYIINREGRILHVIRGAINYKILNKIKEILLSEE; from the coding sequence ATGAAGTTTAAGCAATTATTTTTAGGTTTAATGGTTTTGGTATTAGTAAGTGCAGCATTATTAATTTATTCAAATAATGAGCAATGGATATTAGCAAAAGAATCAGAAACCAATATAGAGGCTGAAGAAGAACCTACTGAAAAAACATCTGAAGAAAAAGAACAGGATGAAAAAATTTATGGAATCTATCCGGGATTTTATGCTCCAGATTTTACCCTGAAAAATCTTAAAAATGAAAAGGTTTCTCTTTCTGATTTCCAGGGTAAATATGTTCTTTTGAATTTCTGGGCTATCTGGTGTCCCCCATGTCGGGCTGAAATGCCCGATTTAGATCGTTTCTATCGTGAGAATCAAGAAGAATTTGTAATTCTGGGTATAGAACTGGGAAGTAATGAAGAAAGCGTACGGGAGTTCGTTCAAAAAGGGGGATATCAGTACCCTATTGTACTGGATACCGACAAGTATATTGGAGGAAATATATATAGAGTTAGTGCTGTACCAACTACTTATATTATAAACAGAGAAGGAAGAATTCTTCATGTGATTAGAGGGGCAATTAACTATAAGATTTTGAATAAGATAAAAGAAATATTACTTTCAGAAGAATAA